Proteins from a genomic interval of Rhodothermales bacterium:
- a CDS encoding DUF4199 domain-containing protein — protein sequence MQANVRWGLVLGASVFVVTLVFALLGWHKTFSMSFAFLAIAIGLNIVAVVQCLRAYGQNATWGGQVLNGLVVGAVASVLIFAGSLLVTTVIFPEYFAEMAEGYRTAYADMGLSEAEVEDLVAATENTSAVRSAFDGVVGTMVTSLLVAAIGGIWIRKKD from the coding sequence ATGCAAGCCAATGTCCGCTGGGGCCTCGTGCTCGGCGCCTCCGTTTTTGTTGTGACCCTGGTCTTCGCCCTGCTGGGCTGGCACAAGACATTCAGCATGTCTTTTGCCTTCCTGGCGATAGCCATCGGACTGAACATCGTCGCGGTCGTGCAGTGCCTGCGCGCCTACGGCCAGAATGCGACGTGGGGCGGCCAGGTTCTGAACGGCCTCGTGGTGGGCGCGGTGGCTTCGGTGCTGATCTTCGCCGGCTCGCTACTGGTCACCACCGTGATCTTCCCCGAGTACTTCGCGGAGATGGCGGAAGGTTACCGCACGGCCTACGCTGACATGGGGCTGTCCGAGGCGGAGGTTGAGGATCTTGTTGCCGCGACCGAAAACACCTCCGCAGTCCGGTCCGCCTTCGACGGCGTGGTGGGCACGATGGTGACCAGCCTGCTGGTTGCCGCCATCGGCGGTATCTGGATCCGTAAGAAGGACTGA
- a CDS encoding beta-lactamase family protein — translation MRRLLATVFLFAFVACDSDPNGTTSQFDDATVEALSSALEAQRADLDLAGAIVGVWMGDDEWTHTLGHVDRARSAPMSTDLHFRIGSVTKTFTGELILRLVDEGVLSLDDTVDMYLPDAPRASEVTIRHLGRMESGYATYTFDPDFQAALFAGGNITWRPMDVIQIGWDNTAAECPIVPGYCFDPGTDFAYNNTNLAMLGLIAEQETGTPLRDLFRTYLLTPAGMSNTLMPTNASLPSPYPRGYSTQGLAEGSREVHDVTDWNPTWGYGTGDMVSTLADLRIWAEIIGSGSGLSAAMRAERFRESRFPPNQPGRAYSFALGVKDGFWGHTGSTTGYTTTVKHNPDRGVTLVVLTNGDQHYRRDTSDERPYTPSDVLADAVLEILKPEGGW, via the coding sequence ATGCGCCGTTTACTAGCAACCGTATTTCTGTTTGCCTTCGTCGCCTGTGATTCCGATCCAAACGGTACGACGAGCCAATTCGACGACGCGACAGTCGAAGCCCTGTCATCTGCTCTCGAAGCCCAGCGCGCGGATCTGGACCTGGCCGGTGCCATCGTAGGTGTCTGGATGGGTGACGATGAGTGGACCCACACCCTAGGGCATGTTGACCGGGCCAGGAGTGCTCCGATGAGCACCGACTTGCACTTCCGCATCGGCAGTGTCACCAAGACCTTCACCGGAGAGCTGATCCTGCGCCTGGTGGATGAGGGAGTGCTCTCTCTGGACGACACCGTCGACATGTATCTGCCGGACGCCCCGCGGGCCTCAGAGGTCACCATCCGCCATCTGGGGCGCATGGAAAGCGGCTACGCGACTTACACGTTTGACCCGGACTTTCAGGCCGCCCTCTTCGCGGGCGGGAACATCACATGGCGGCCCATGGATGTGATCCAGATTGGGTGGGACAACACAGCGGCGGAATGCCCGATCGTGCCAGGCTATTGTTTTGACCCCGGGACAGACTTCGCCTACAACAATACGAATCTGGCCATGTTGGGCCTGATTGCCGAACAGGAGACCGGCACACCACTGCGTGATCTCTTTCGCACCTACCTGCTGACTCCGGCCGGTATGTCGAATACGCTGATGCCGACCAATGCCTCTTTGCCCAGTCCGTATCCCCGAGGCTATTCCACGCAGGGTCTGGCCGAGGGCTCGCGCGAGGTGCACGACGTGACGGACTGGAACCCGACCTGGGGCTACGGCACCGGCGACATGGTGTCAACCCTCGCCGACCTTCGCATATGGGCCGAAATCATCGGTAGCGGAAGTGGTCTTTCCGCGGCCATGAGAGCCGAGCGTTTCAGGGAGTCCAGGTTTCCTCCCAACCAGCCGGGTCGAGCCTACAGCTTCGCCCTTGGTGTCAAGGACGGTTTCTGGGGACATACCGGGTCTACAACCGGGTACACGACCACGGTCAAGCACAACCCGGATCGCGGTGTGACTCTGGTCGTGCTGACCAACGGAGACCAGCATTATCGGCGTGATACCAGCGACGAGCGTCCATACACGCCGTCGGACGTGCTGGCTGATGCTGTCCTGGAAATCCTGAAGCCGGAGGGCGGCTGGTAG
- a CDS encoding family 16 glycosylhydrolase, protein MRRATLLVCLPIFLISCSSEPTWQVDFFDDFETFDEANWQDQILWVNNEDQCYLRDGEHGTREVSDGTLKLRVVDLGEPVECDNMSKFGEQHPPTQFVAGRIASKNRKEFVKGRWTARLRVPGTGQPGMFPAWWLLGARNNEPPVQEADEDICWPSVGSGEIDIFEHHGANPEDKYVARAIKETEPCNGDWWTYQRDLEADIDEFQEYGVEFGETDLIYLLNGQEVARNDSLASTYPEPLFAILNFAKIEAGPMEGPWVMEVDWVRHESLK, encoded by the coding sequence ATGCGTCGCGCCACGCTGCTTGTCTGCCTCCCGATCTTCCTCATTTCGTGTTCATCTGAGCCGACCTGGCAGGTTGACTTCTTCGACGACTTCGAGACGTTCGACGAGGCCAACTGGCAAGACCAGATCCTGTGGGTGAACAACGAGGACCAGTGCTACCTGCGGGATGGCGAGCACGGGACACGCGAGGTGTCGGACGGCACGCTGAAACTGCGGGTTGTGGACCTCGGAGAACCCGTCGAATGCGACAACATGAGCAAATTCGGGGAGCAGCATCCGCCGACACAGTTCGTCGCAGGTCGCATCGCCTCAAAGAACCGGAAGGAGTTCGTCAAGGGGCGATGGACGGCGCGGCTTCGCGTGCCGGGGACCGGGCAGCCGGGCATGTTTCCGGCCTGGTGGCTGCTGGGTGCGCGCAACAATGAGCCTCCCGTACAGGAGGCCGATGAGGACATCTGCTGGCCCTCGGTCGGATCCGGCGAAATCGACATCTTCGAGCACCATGGCGCCAATCCGGAGGACAAGTACGTGGCCCGGGCCATCAAGGAGACAGAGCCCTGCAACGGTGATTGGTGGACGTATCAGCGAGACCTGGAAGCGGACATTGACGAGTTCCAGGAGTACGGCGTCGAGTTCGGTGAAACGGACCTCATATACCTGCTCAACGGGCAGGAGGTGGCGCGCAACGACAGTCTGGCCTCAACCTACCCCGAGCCCCTGTTCGCCATCCTGAACTTTGCCAAGATCGAAGCGGGACCCATGGAGGGTCCGTGGGTGATGGAGGTCGACTGGGTCAGGCACGAGAGCCTGAAGTAG
- a CDS encoding N-acetyltransferase, with protein MEVHIEESDTKGRAFVGSSDGPQAEMTYSRAGDALLIIDHTEVDDSLRGTGAGRFLLDSVVALARERGVKILPLCPFARSQFEKDASIRDVLR; from the coding sequence ATGGAAGTACACATTGAGGAGTCAGACACGAAAGGCCGGGCCTTCGTGGGCTCGAGCGATGGGCCGCAGGCCGAGATGACCTACAGTCGCGCTGGTGACGCCTTGCTGATCATCGATCACACAGAGGTCGACGACAGTCTACGTGGCACGGGCGCAGGTCGGTTTCTGCTGGACTCGGTGGTGGCGTTGGCCAGAGAGCGAGGAGTCAAAATTCTGCCGCTCTGTCCGTTCGCGCGGTCCCAGTTCGAGAAGGACGCCTCGATTCGCGACGTGCTTAGGTAG
- a CDS encoding (2Fe-2S)-binding protein translates to MSQYTLTVNGRDVTVDVEPDTPVLWVLRDHLGLVGAKYGCGVAQCGACTVHLNGSAVRSCSIPVSGVAGQRITTIEGLSERGDHPLQKAWLEHDVPQCGYCQAGQIMNAAALLASNPSPTDNEIDEAMHGNICRCGTYTRIHAAIKTAAAE, encoded by the coding sequence ATGAGCCAGTACACGCTCACCGTCAACGGCCGTGACGTCACGGTCGATGTAGAACCCGACACGCCGGTCCTGTGGGTCCTGCGGGACCATCTGGGCCTTGTGGGCGCCAAGTACGGGTGCGGGGTCGCGCAATGCGGGGCCTGCACGGTGCACCTGAACGGGTCCGCCGTGCGCTCGTGTTCGATTCCGGTGTCCGGGGTCGCGGGTCAGCGCATCACGACCATCGAAGGGCTGTCCGAGCGGGGCGATCATCCGCTCCAGAAGGCGTGGCTGGAGCATGACGTGCCGCAGTGCGGCTACTGCCAGGCCGGGCAGATCATGAATGCCGCGGCGCTCCTGGCCTCAAATCCGTCGCCGACCGACAACGAGATTGACGAGGCCATGCACGGCAATATCTGTCGATGCGGGACCTACACCCGCATTCACGCCGCCATCAAGACCGCGGCCGCCGAGTAG
- a CDS encoding cupin domain-containing protein, with translation MPQLPAFFHELPTPVSEASNLISRLGLSPHPEGGWYRRVYESGTSDAGERPVMTSILYLLAAGEISRWHVVDADEAWHFSGGAGIRLYTFDPESRTLQSVVLGPASAEESAPSHVVPAGVWQAAEPVGALGLVGCTVAPGFRFDGFSLIAETGEGREHFEGPLRGLDRLL, from the coding sequence ATGCCGCAACTTCCGGCATTCTTCCATGAGTTGCCTACTCCGGTGAGCGAAGCTTCGAACCTGATTTCCCGGCTTGGCCTGTCGCCGCACCCCGAAGGAGGGTGGTATCGCAGGGTCTACGAGTCGGGCACGAGCGATGCGGGCGAACGGCCCGTAATGACGTCCATTCTGTATCTGCTCGCTGCCGGCGAGATCAGCCGATGGCATGTGGTGGACGCCGACGAGGCCTGGCACTTCAGCGGCGGCGCCGGAATCCGGCTGTACACGTTCGACCCGGAGTCCCGCACCCTGCAGTCCGTTGTGCTGGGACCAGCCTCCGCCGAGGAGAGTGCCCCCAGCCATGTCGTGCCCGCGGGTGTCTGGCAGGCAGCCGAGCCAGTCGGTGCCTTGGGTCTTGTCGGCTGTACCGTTGCGCCCGGATTTCGGTTTGATGGTTTCAGCCTGATCGCCGAGACCGGCGAGGGCCGTGAGCACTTTGAGGGCCCGCTGAGGGGCCTTGATAGACTGCTCTAG
- a CDS encoding Uma2 family endonuclease, whose amino-acid sequence MGEAGIICDDERVELIRGQVVTVSPTGNWHAASVQRLSRLLHDQLESPIQVAIQNAINMAGDTQVEPDVAVLRPGFDVWESGLRGEDCLLIIEVAQSSLESDRSTKLRLYAEEAIPEYWVVDLEGRRVERYRKPSEARFMKTEVWASGDVCRCEALESVMIPVAEIVPPADQPTSGSRA is encoded by the coding sequence ATGGGGGAAGCAGGGATTATTTGCGACGACGAACGTGTCGAACTCATCAGAGGCCAGGTGGTCACGGTGAGTCCGACCGGCAACTGGCACGCCGCATCCGTTCAGCGACTGTCACGCCTCCTGCATGACCAATTGGAGTCGCCAATCCAGGTCGCCATTCAGAACGCGATCAACATGGCCGGCGATACTCAGGTTGAGCCGGATGTGGCTGTGCTTCGGCCCGGTTTCGATGTCTGGGAATCAGGGCTGCGGGGGGAGGACTGTCTGCTGATTATTGAGGTCGCGCAATCGTCGTTGGAGTCCGACAGGTCTACCAAGCTCAGACTCTACGCAGAGGAAGCGATTCCCGAGTACTGGGTGGTCGATCTGGAAGGCCGAAGGGTCGAACGATATCGCAAGCCGAGCGAGGCTCGATTCATGAAGACAGAAGTCTGGGCCTCTGGCGACGTGTGCCGGTGCGAAGCGCTCGAGAGCGTGATGATTCCGGTGGCCGAAATTGTGCCGCCGGCCGACCAGCCTACTTCAGGCTCTCGTGCCTGA
- a CDS encoding sugar porter family MFS transporter, whose protein sequence is MTKYRYVMRVALTVAMGGFLMGFDASVISGVVGFIETEFSLSKIELGWAVSSLTLTATLAMMTAGPLSDRFGRRKVLFWAAILFAVSAIASAFAPNFWTLVVARMIGGFGVGASLIIAPMYIAEIAPPAVRGQMVSFNQLNIVVGISAAFFSNYLILQLGQSDAGWVQSLAFEANNWRWMLGVETLPALLYFVGLFFVPESPRWLMLKGRELEARGVLEDAVGKEEAHREVADIQASLAKDADKEKASVRELFAPAMRLVITIGVVIGVIQQITGINSVFFYAPMIFEQSGIGTDASFAQAILVGLINLVFTVIAIMYIDKLGRKALLVAGLSGITVSMFVLTFGFGSATYTLTADSIATLPTELNVAAVAPMQDVTYDNDVAFKQALQDALGEAEATQNESAFIKAAISMNPWLVLIGVLGFVASFAVSLGPVMWVLFSELFPNRIRGIAISFVGLINSAVSFGVQLVFPWELATLGSATTFFIYGLFAVVGLVFVVAKLPETKGRSLEELEAILVKA, encoded by the coding sequence ATGACCAAGTACCGCTATGTCATGCGCGTCGCGCTTACAGTCGCGATGGGCGGTTTTCTGATGGGCTTTGACGCCTCCGTGATTTCGGGGGTCGTGGGGTTCATTGAGACGGAGTTCAGCCTCAGCAAAATCGAGTTGGGCTGGGCCGTGAGCTCACTTACCCTGACGGCAACACTGGCCATGATGACCGCCGGGCCGCTCAGCGACCGATTCGGTCGGCGAAAGGTCCTCTTCTGGGCTGCCATTCTTTTCGCGGTTTCCGCCATTGCGTCGGCCTTTGCGCCAAACTTCTGGACCCTGGTCGTCGCGCGCATGATCGGTGGATTTGGCGTGGGCGCATCGCTCATCATTGCCCCGATGTACATCGCGGAGATTGCACCGCCGGCTGTGCGAGGCCAGATGGTGTCCTTCAACCAGCTGAATATCGTCGTCGGTATCTCCGCCGCGTTCTTCAGCAACTACCTGATCCTGCAACTGGGGCAGAGCGATGCGGGATGGGTGCAGTCCCTGGCATTTGAGGCCAACAACTGGCGCTGGATGCTGGGCGTGGAGACGTTGCCGGCTCTACTCTACTTCGTCGGGCTGTTCTTCGTGCCTGAGAGCCCGCGCTGGCTGATGCTGAAGGGTCGTGAATTGGAGGCTCGCGGCGTGCTTGAGGACGCCGTCGGCAAGGAGGAAGCCCACCGGGAGGTCGCCGACATACAGGCCAGCCTGGCCAAGGATGCCGACAAGGAAAAGGCTTCGGTGCGCGAGCTGTTCGCCCCGGCCATGCGGCTGGTGATCACCATCGGCGTCGTGATCGGTGTCATCCAGCAGATCACGGGCATCAACTCGGTGTTCTTCTACGCGCCGATGATCTTCGAGCAATCCGGTATCGGGACCGATGCGTCCTTTGCCCAGGCGATTCTGGTGGGTCTGATCAACCTGGTGTTCACGGTGATCGCCATCATGTACATCGACAAGCTGGGCCGAAAGGCCCTGCTGGTGGCGGGCCTGTCCGGGATCACGGTCTCCATGTTCGTGCTCACGTTCGGGTTCGGCTCCGCCACGTACACCCTGACCGCAGACAGTATCGCCACGTTGCCGACCGAACTGAACGTGGCTGCCGTCGCCCCCATGCAGGACGTGACCTACGACAATGACGTGGCCTTCAAACAGGCCCTGCAGGACGCACTTGGTGAAGCGGAGGCGACGCAGAACGAGTCCGCCTTCATCAAAGCCGCCATCTCGATGAATCCCTGGCTGGTGCTGATCGGGGTCCTGGGATTTGTGGCATCGTTTGCCGTTTCGCTCGGACCGGTGATGTGGGTGCTTTTCTCCGAACTCTTTCCCAATCGCATCCGGGGCATTGCCATCTCCTTTGTCGGTCTGATCAACTCGGCCGTCAGTTTCGGCGTGCAGCTGGTTTTCCCCTGGGAGCTCGCCACGCTCGGAAGTGCTACCACCTTCTTCATCTATGGCCTGTTTGCCGTGGTGGGTCTGGTATTCGTGGTGGCCAAGCTGCCGGAAACCAAGGGCCGTTCCCTCGAAGAACTCGAAGCCATCCTTGTCAAAGCCTGA
- a CDS encoding cellobiose phosphorylase codes for MSAPVEAPTMASWEILDDRGTFRLPDADRTRYLYFPLVGEGGPFAAVSPGMAGDHALSHEHFLSVPSSVEDLHEARWRRAVWLRIHGHEAWAADGGSAAQRAARFDRDESATVTAGPLWHSVTRIHAASGLKVELTSLVPPEGDAEVLHISVQNAGDQEASFDLVPAMPIYGRSADSVRDHRHVTALLNHAETVKHGVVVRPRMIFDERGHKRGDVAYFVYGAGEEGAAPAAIRSCLPAFTGEAGDLDWPAAVVAPEHAGRVGDVDGEEAIAALEFATCSLRPGETRRWSLVMGIRPEAPAAEQILGKYGPDSDVLERTRQFWDEQLDALSFRFGDRQRDGWLRWVGIQPILRRHFGNSFLPYHDYGRGGRGWRDLWQDSLALLLMGEDDVEEQLYNHFAGVRMDGTNATIIGSRPGEFLADRNAIARVWMDHGAWPLLTVRLLLDRSGDPDFLLRKQVYFRDRFIRRARALDDQWSEGSGTVQKSRTGEIWRGTILEHLVLQHLTAYYNAGENGCLRLEDADWNDGMDLGRERGESVAFTALYAGNLADLADLVDWLAANGQTSLELASDLQLLLDGAGQTDPAPRRKVLDDYVDAILSGPSESMRVPARDLAATLRRLSDSLAERVREQEWLQDGWFNGYYDNHGRRVEGHVDGEARMTLTGQVFPLLAGIATDEQASRVYASARKHLWRPEMAGYLLNTDFDEVRMDLGRAFGFAYGHKENGAMFTHMAVMFAFGLARYGMARECWELVNHLYRHTCGFERSRMYPGLPEYVDPSGRGRYPFLTGSAAWYLHVMLTWVMGVRGDKGDLTVSPGLPAEAFEGGSVSVSFGFAGRRLTVEVNNPAGLDADAYGVAEAALGAEPIAVEGGTLRIARSHLLALDAGDEHRIVVHLGPSR; via the coding sequence ATGAGTGCACCCGTTGAAGCGCCAACGATGGCGTCCTGGGAGATTCTTGACGATCGCGGCACCTTCCGCCTGCCGGACGCCGACCGCACGCGCTACCTGTATTTCCCGCTAGTGGGAGAGGGTGGGCCGTTTGCGGCCGTGTCTCCGGGAATGGCCGGTGATCACGCGCTGAGCCACGAGCACTTCCTTTCGGTGCCATCGTCGGTGGAGGACCTGCATGAAGCCCGCTGGCGCCGCGCCGTATGGCTGCGCATTCATGGCCACGAAGCCTGGGCGGCCGATGGGGGCTCCGCTGCGCAACGCGCCGCACGCTTTGACCGGGACGAGTCCGCCACGGTCACCGCAGGACCGCTCTGGCACTCGGTCACCCGCATCCACGCAGCGAGCGGGCTGAAGGTGGAGTTGACCAGCCTCGTGCCTCCGGAGGGCGATGCGGAAGTGCTGCACATCTCCGTGCAAAACGCCGGTGACCAGGAGGCGTCGTTCGATCTGGTGCCCGCCATGCCTATCTACGGCCGATCGGCCGATTCCGTACGAGACCACCGCCACGTCACGGCCCTGCTGAATCACGCAGAGACCGTCAAACACGGCGTGGTCGTTCGGCCACGGATGATCTTCGACGAGCGGGGTCACAAGCGCGGTGATGTAGCCTATTTCGTGTACGGAGCGGGTGAGGAAGGTGCCGCTCCTGCTGCAATCCGATCCTGCCTACCTGCCTTCACGGGCGAGGCGGGAGACCTCGATTGGCCCGCCGCCGTAGTGGCGCCCGAGCACGCGGGCCGAGTCGGTGACGTCGACGGCGAGGAGGCTATTGCAGCTCTGGAGTTTGCCACCTGCTCCCTCAGGCCAGGAGAAACGCGCCGCTGGTCACTGGTCATGGGGATTCGTCCCGAAGCACCTGCTGCCGAGCAGATCCTCGGGAAGTACGGACCGGATTCGGATGTACTGGAGCGCACGCGGCAATTCTGGGATGAGCAGTTGGATGCGCTGTCTTTCCGATTCGGGGACCGCCAGCGCGACGGCTGGCTTCGCTGGGTCGGCATCCAGCCCATTCTCCGCCGTCACTTCGGCAATTCGTTTCTGCCCTATCACGATTACGGTCGGGGCGGACGCGGCTGGCGAGACCTGTGGCAGGATTCTCTGGCTCTCCTGCTCATGGGAGAAGACGACGTCGAGGAGCAACTCTACAATCACTTTGCGGGCGTGCGCATGGACGGCACGAACGCGACCATCATCGGGTCTCGTCCGGGCGAATTCCTGGCCGACCGGAATGCGATCGCACGAGTCTGGATGGATCATGGCGCATGGCCGCTGCTGACCGTGCGACTTTTGCTGGACCGGTCCGGAGATCCGGACTTCCTGCTGCGCAAGCAGGTGTATTTCCGGGATCGCTTTATTCGCCGGGCCCGCGCCCTGGACGACCAGTGGTCTGAAGGCTCCGGCACAGTGCAGAAAAGCCGAACGGGAGAAATTTGGCGGGGCACCATCCTGGAGCACCTGGTTCTCCAGCATCTCACCGCGTACTACAATGCGGGAGAGAACGGGTGCCTGCGCCTGGAAGACGCCGACTGGAATGACGGCATGGATCTGGGCCGGGAGCGCGGAGAGAGCGTGGCATTCACCGCCCTGTATGCCGGAAATCTCGCTGATCTGGCGGATCTCGTGGACTGGCTGGCGGCCAACGGGCAGACGTCCCTGGAGCTGGCGAGTGACCTGCAGCTTCTGCTCGACGGCGCGGGGCAGACCGATCCCGCTCCTCGTCGCAAGGTGCTGGACGACTATGTGGATGCCATACTGAGCGGCCCGAGCGAAAGCATGCGCGTGCCAGCCAGGGATCTCGCGGCCACACTGCGCCGCCTGTCGGACTCCCTTGCAGAGCGCGTTCGCGAGCAGGAGTGGCTGCAGGACGGCTGGTTCAACGGCTACTACGACAACCACGGTCGCAGGGTGGAGGGGCACGTTGACGGAGAAGCCCGCATGACGCTGACGGGTCAGGTGTTTCCGCTGCTGGCAGGTATCGCCACCGATGAGCAGGCCTCCCGGGTCTACGCATCCGCTCGAAAGCATCTCTGGCGGCCGGAAATGGCCGGCTACCTGCTCAATACCGATTTCGACGAGGTTCGCATGGATCTCGGCCGGGCGTTCGGATTCGCCTACGGCCACAAGGAGAACGGCGCCATGTTCACGCACATGGCCGTCATGTTCGCGTTTGGTCTGGCCCGATATGGCATGGCCCGCGAATGCTGGGAACTGGTCAACCATCTGTATCGCCACACCTGCGGGTTCGAGCGCAGTCGCATGTATCCGGGCCTCCCGGAGTACGTGGATCCGTCAGGGCGTGGGCGCTATCCGTTTCTCACCGGCTCGGCGGCCTGGTACCTGCACGTCATGCTCACCTGGGTGATGGGCGTGCGGGGCGACAAGGGAGACCTGACCGTTTCGCCGGGACTCCCGGCCGAAGCCTTTGAAGGGGGCTCTGTTTCCGTCTCTTTCGGGTTTGCAGGTCGCCGCCTAACCGTGGAGGTCAACAATCCCGCAGGTCTAGATGCCGATGCCTACGGTGTTGCGGAGGCCGCACTGGGCGCCGAACCGATCGCGGTTGAAGGCGGCACCTTGCGCATCGCCCGATCACACCTTCTTGCACTCGACGCAGGTGATGAACACCGCATCGTCGTTCACCTGGGCCCAAGCCGATAA
- a CDS encoding xanthine dehydrogenase family protein molybdopterin-binding subunit, whose protein sequence is MATVKTTLNRRSFLKASALAGGGLVIGFNWMAGCRPQEPEMVMPDEWFDINGYVSIGNNGVVTITAPNPEFGQNVKTSMPMIVAEELDVDWRHVLVEQARFDAAVFPRQFTGGSQGIRRAWSGLRMAGGAARHMLRQAAADAWQVPFDEVTAEAGVLRHAASGNEAGYGEMAQAASAVPVPAEVELKDASDFRIIGTSRKNVDAKDIVTGKPLFAIDRQEEGMLVAMIVHPPAFGMQLRSVDGTSVRSMPGIRDVFSFKTYNDDYQPNFFDTNAFPELVAVVGETTWQVLKAKRALQAEWQPIPAGGTVPQGLENSEDHKRRMEEMAARPGQIARRDGNPEAAFTRAARVIERSYTAPYLAHNPMEPINCVAHVTEDHADLAGPVQAPEIIERTLSARLGLPVEAIEIHPTRMGGGFGRRAYSHYMVEAAVISQQVGAPVKLIYTREDDMTYGIYRPTYHATYRAALDADDNLIAFHVKAGGIPETPLFANRFPAGAVENYLAESWAIPSNITIGAFRAPRSNFIAGAEQSFLDELAEAMGKDPIALRMEMLDRAQNDPVGQGNDYDAARLAGVLDLVREKSGWGETASADVHRGVAAYFCHNSYAAHVLDLSMRDGTPVVERVCCAVDCGIVVNPDAAVNMAEGAIVDGIGNAMYGQLTFEQGVPQKRNFDTYRMIRHGEAPKSIDVHFVDNGIDPTGLGEPPFPPIFGALANALYQATGRRLADQPFAPQLELMVQEATG, encoded by the coding sequence GTGGCTACCGTCAAGACTACCCTCAATCGTCGTTCGTTTCTCAAGGCTTCCGCGCTCGCCGGGGGTGGCCTGGTCATTGGGTTCAACTGGATGGCCGGATGTCGTCCGCAGGAGCCCGAGATGGTGATGCCGGACGAGTGGTTCGACATCAACGGCTATGTGAGCATCGGTAACAACGGGGTGGTGACCATCACAGCACCCAATCCGGAGTTCGGTCAGAACGTCAAGACGTCGATGCCGATGATCGTGGCCGAGGAGCTCGATGTCGACTGGAGGCACGTGCTGGTGGAGCAGGCCCGGTTTGATGCGGCGGTATTTCCGCGGCAGTTCACGGGGGGCAGCCAGGGCATCCGCCGGGCGTGGTCAGGGCTGCGCATGGCTGGAGGGGCTGCTCGGCACATGCTCCGGCAGGCCGCGGCGGACGCTTGGCAGGTCCCGTTCGATGAGGTCACAGCAGAAGCCGGCGTGCTGCGACATGCCGCCAGCGGCAATGAGGCCGGTTACGGTGAGATGGCGCAGGCGGCATCGGCCGTCCCCGTGCCCGCGGAAGTCGAGCTCAAGGACGCGTCGGATTTCCGAATCATCGGCACGTCTCGCAAGAACGTCGACGCGAAGGACATTGTGACGGGCAAGCCGCTTTTCGCCATCGACCGGCAGGAAGAAGGCATGCTGGTGGCGATGATCGTGCACCCTCCGGCATTCGGCATGCAGCTGAGGTCGGTCGATGGGACCTCAGTCCGGTCCATGCCGGGCATCCGGGACGTCTTCTCCTTCAAGACCTACAATGACGACTACCAGCCCAATTTCTTCGATACGAACGCCTTTCCGGAGCTGGTAGCGGTCGTCGGTGAGACCACATGGCAGGTACTCAAGGCGAAGCGGGCCCTGCAGGCCGAGTGGCAACCCATCCCGGCAGGAGGGACGGTGCCCCAGGGACTCGAGAACTCGGAGGACCACAAGCGCCGCATGGAGGAGATGGCGGCGAGACCCGGCCAGATCGCCAGACGCGATGGAAACCCCGAGGCCGCGTTCACCCGGGCCGCCCGGGTGATCGAGCGCAGCTACACGGCCCCGTACCTCGCGCACAACCCGATGGAGCCCATCAACTGCGTGGCGCACGTTACCGAAGACCACGCCGACCTGGCAGGTCCGGTGCAGGCCCCGGAGATCATCGAGCGCACGCTGTCGGCGCGATTGGGATTGCCCGTCGAAGCCATCGAAATCCACCCGACACGCATGGGTGGAGGGTTCGGTCGTCGCGCCTACAGTCACTACATGGTGGAAGCCGCAGTTATCTCGCAGCAGGTCGGCGCCCCGGTCAAGCTGATCTACACGCGGGAGGACGATATGACCTACGGGATCTATCGGCCGACCTATCACGCCACCTATCGGGCAGCGCTGGATGCGGACGACAACCTGATCGCGTTTCACGTCAAGGCCGGAGGCATTCCCGAGACCCCGCTGTTTGCCAACCGATTCCCGGCCGGCGCCGTTGAGAACTATCTCGCCGAGTCATGGGCCATTCCCTCAAACATCACGATAGGTGCCTTCCGCGCGCCGCGTTCGAATTTCATCGCCGGGGCGGAGCAGTCCTTCCTGGATGAATTGGCCGAGGCCATGGGCAAGGACCCCATCGCTCTCCGCATGGAGATGCTGGACCGGGCACAGAACGATCCGGTGGGGCAGGGCAACGACTACGACGCGGCCCGGCTTGCCGGTGTGCTCGATCTGGTGCGCGAAAAGTCTGGCTGGGGTGAGACGGCTTCAGCGGATGTGCATCGTGGCGTGGCCGCCTACTTCTGCCACAACTCCTACGCGGCGCACGTGCTCGACCTGTCCATGCGGGACGGCACGCCGGTGGTGGAACGGGTTTGCTGCGCCGTCGATTGCGGCATTGTCGTCAACCCTGATGCGGCGGTCAACATGGCGGAAGGCGCGATCGTGGACGGCATCGGCAACGCGATGTACGGGCAGCTGACATTCGAGCAGGGCGTGCCCCAGAAGCGCAATTTCGACACCTACAGGATGATCCGGCACGGGGAAGCCCCCAAGTCCATCGACGTGCATTTTGTCGACAACGGCATCGATCCGACGGGGCTCGGGGAGCCGCCCTTTCCGCCGATTTTTGGCGCGCTTGCGAATGCACTGTACCAGGCGACGGGCCGCCGACTTGCGGACCAGCCGTTTGCGCCGCAGCTGGAGCTAATGGTTCAGGAAGCGACGGGCTAG